A genomic region of Halostagnicola larsenii XH-48 contains the following coding sequences:
- a CDS encoding cobalamin-independent methionine synthase II family protein — MTANDDRIRTTHIGSLPRSPELLDLLTKRQNGEEIDIEEWDTAVSDATYDVLERQAEVGIDVANNGEQSRVSFNWYVADRLSGIDGKREQELWADLQEFPDYAEETFKTDVIDLSMQPVVTGPVEYTGHNEARTELEEFRDALGAVDADFEGTFVTSASPSVITATHVDDYYDSYEEFLFSVADAMSEEYELVAETGMTLQIDAPEFLTVGHTPTYADKPLEDVKGAVRLHVEALNEALSNVPEEQVRIHTCWGSYEGPHHLDTDLVDLLPEIYEADITGLSVEQANPRHQHEYRAFAEHPLPDGWSLIPGVVDVKTNIVDHPETIADRLERIVDVVDDSTPIVAAPDCGFGTQAGIGMVHPEIAWKKLAALVDGAKIATERIY, encoded by the coding sequence ATGACGATCGGATTCGTACGACGCATATCGGCAGTCTTCCTCGATCACCGGAGCTGCTCGATCTCCTTACGAAGCGCCAGAACGGCGAAGAAATCGATATCGAGGAGTGGGACACTGCCGTCTCGGACGCCACGTACGATGTCCTCGAGCGTCAGGCGGAGGTCGGCATCGATGTGGCCAACAACGGCGAACAGTCCCGGGTCTCGTTCAATTGGTACGTAGCAGACCGCCTCAGCGGAATCGACGGAAAGCGCGAACAGGAACTCTGGGCGGATCTCCAGGAGTTCCCCGATTACGCCGAGGAGACGTTCAAGACGGACGTCATCGACCTCTCGATGCAGCCTGTCGTTACCGGTCCCGTCGAATACACCGGTCACAACGAGGCCAGAACCGAACTCGAAGAATTTCGCGACGCCCTCGGGGCCGTCGACGCCGACTTCGAAGGAACGTTCGTGACCTCGGCGTCTCCCAGCGTCATCACCGCTACACACGTCGATGACTACTACGACTCCTACGAGGAGTTCCTCTTTTCCGTCGCGGACGCGATGTCCGAAGAGTACGAGCTCGTCGCCGAGACTGGAATGACTCTCCAGATCGATGCTCCCGAGTTCCTCACCGTGGGTCATACGCCCACGTATGCGGATAAACCGCTCGAGGATGTCAAGGGAGCCGTTCGACTTCACGTCGAAGCACTCAATGAGGCGCTTTCGAACGTTCCAGAAGAACAGGTCCGGATTCACACCTGTTGGGGAAGCTACGAAGGACCTCACCATCTTGACACGGACCTCGTCGATCTTCTCCCGGAGATCTACGAGGCAGACATCACGGGGCTCAGTGTCGAGCAGGCCAACCCTCGCCACCAGCACGAATACCGCGCGTTCGCCGAGCATCCACTTCCCGACGGCTGGTCGCTGATCCCCGGCGTTGTCGACGTAAAGACGAACATCGTCGACCACCCAGAGACCATCGCAGACCGCCTGGAGCGGATCGTCGACGTGGTCGACGATTCGACGCCGATAGTCGCCGCACCTGATTGTGGCTTCGGAACACAGGCAGGAATCGGAATGGTTCATCCCGAAATAGCGTGGAAAAAGTTAGCGGCACTCGTTGATGGTGCCAAAATTGCGACCGAGCGTATCTACTAA